A region of the Gemmatimonadota bacterium genome:
GATTTGGAGGGGGCGGACCAATACCATCGCAACGTTTTCAGCGTTTTTAGCCGCTATCGTTTTGGGCAAAATTTCTCCGAATAGTAGCAGCATTAGCGTGACGCCGACGACAGAGGCGG
Encoded here:
- a CDS encoding DUF21 domain-containing protein — encoded protein: MLLLFGEILPKTIAAKNAENVAMVLVRPLQI